ATGTAAACCCTCTCGGCCTTTCTGCCAGCGAGGCCGAGGCCTTTGACGAGCTCCTTGGCCATCTTCGAGTTCACGTAGACGTCGGGCGCGCGGTTTCTGTGGAGTCTCTCCCTGATTTTTGCATCTGGAAAGAGCCTCTCCGTAAGCTCCATGAAGCGCTTTCTAAGCTTTGCGTCCGTGTTCGTGAAGGTTATGACGTTGCTCTGCGCGTCGGCGTGGCCGTCGCCTATGAAGTATCCGAGCCACTCGGCGAGCGGATCCTCCTCGAGAACCGCGGGGAGGAAGCGCGGGACGGCGAGCCTGTCGCCAGGTTCCAGCTCCTCCGCTTTCACCCACTCGATTCTGCCGTTCTTTCTGTTAACGAGGAGGGGGTGGTAGGGCGTTACCTTGAGCTCCCTCCCGAGCCCCGTCCTTATCCTGACAAGCTCGTTCGTCTTATCCTTGTAAACGTACTCCACGGGAAGTTCCCTAAGCCTGCCGTCCTCGTCAATGC
Above is a genomic segment from Thermococcus sp. JdF3 containing:
- a CDS encoding LAGLIDADG family homing endonuclease, coding for MPDDVQEVRILEKPWVEKYRPARLDDIVGQAHIVKRLKHYARTGSMPHLLFAGPPGVGKCLTGDAKVIANGELTTIGELVERIGNGRFGPTPVKGLKVLGIDEDGRLRELPVEYVYKDKTNELVRIRTGLGRELKVTPYHPLLVNRKNGRIEWVKAEELEPGDRLAVPRFLPAVLEEDPLAEWLGYFIGDGHADAQSNVITFTNTDAKLRKRFMELTERLFPDAKIRERLHRNRAPDVYVNSKMAKELVKGLGLAGRKAERVY